A region of Desulfonatronovibrio magnus DNA encodes the following proteins:
- a CDS encoding type II toxin-antitoxin system PemK/MazF family toxin has translation MRSYSGGWRRRTSLAGQRVNRKRVVVMERGDIYLVSLDPASGHEQQGKRPVLIVSPLAFNQLTKTPVVLPITTGGNFARTAGFAVSLANAGTKTNGIIRCDQPRAIDLASRHARKLECVPKEIMDEVLARIATILT, from the coding sequence ATGCGATCCTACTCAGGAGGTTGGCGACGAAGAACGAGCCTGGCTGGACAGCGGGTCAACCGGAAAAGAGTTGTTGTGATGGAAAGGGGAGATATCTATCTGGTGTCGCTGGACCCGGCATCCGGCCATGAACAGCAGGGCAAAAGGCCCGTATTGATCGTGTCGCCTTTGGCATTCAATCAACTGACCAAAACCCCGGTTGTCCTGCCCATCACCACTGGTGGAAACTTCGCTCGCACGGCCGGTTTTGCCGTTTCCCTGGCCAATGCGGGGACAAAAACTAACGGCATTATCAGGTGCGACCAACCCAGAGCCATTGATCTGGCATCGCGCCATGCACGTAAACTGGAGTGCGTCCCAAAAGAAATCATGGAT